The Acipenser ruthenus chromosome 25, fAciRut3.2 maternal haplotype, whole genome shotgun sequence genome has a window encoding:
- the LOC117412445 gene encoding helicase ARIP4 isoform X2 yields the protein MSEEASSGSDADQDLDPNLDGEEEEEEEMEEDNDGDDEEDVNDKTDQPQTSPCSTEQDPESDGTGWQSTTPTTSQQGELPLPSKSPLAHSAKKKRAVQKPPHMRRNIRKLLREHQLEAVTKAAQQEEAERRKRLDQQRKDYPVPDCIQGEVVLRTDEVSQSTPHATKQDVICLDSSNSSGSASEDETKRILHSIRDDVIELSSGEEETLQISSESTNEEEEEGVGGSEESSGAHINDALNHPDAQGRVLVNINHPSTEKDLYLAPQLARAVKPHQIGGIRFLYDNLVESLERFKTSSGFGCILAHSMGLGKTLQVISFVDVLLRHTSARTVLAIVPVNTLQNWLAEFNMWLPAQEALPQDYNPEEILPRTCKVHILNDEHKTTVARAKVISDWSAGGGVLLMGYEMYRLLSLKKSFVTGRKKKPKKPTGPVIIDLDEEDRQQELLKVMEKALSRPGPDVVICDEGHRIKNCHASTSQALKSIHTRRRVVLTGYPLQNNLIEYWCMVDFVRPDFLGTRQEFSNMFERPILNGQCMDSTPQDRRLMRYRSHVLHSLLEGFVQRRGHDVLQNHLPSKEEHVIMVRLSPIQRALYTEFMDRFREAGNSGWLGLNPLKAFCVCCKIWNHPDILYEVLQKQNLANEQDLDLDDITTSNNRCQPQGIKPKPEPSTAAGTDASNSKYNLGGISLGVMQEKANQVMTYEWAKDIMSDYQTGLLENSAKMVLLFHLIDESVSQGDKFLVFSQSLSTLSVIEAFLAKRPMPDSRGTEGQGCNWVRNVNYYRLDGGTSTSERERLINQFNDPRNDKAWLFLLSTRAGCLGVNLVGANRVVVFDASWNPCHDAQAVCRVYRYGQKKPCHIYRLVSDYTLEKKIYDRQISKQGMSDRVVDDLNPVMNFTRREVESLLHFVEEEPAPAKVQLEPSEHLERVLHRAYTLYPHFITKQPFQHESLLMDRKEQKLTKAEKKAAKKSYEDEKRACVPYTRPSYAHYYPASDQSLTNIPAFSQRNWRPPPRLDEKPVASVRPVQSTPIPMMPRQVPMGASSSIAGSSSALNFPVNFLQQAGVLVQKIVTTTGTDSLTDVQARINAGESIHVIRGTKGTYIRTSDGRIFAVRAARKSRQGQENSDSSLGSQRPALESTSNGSNGSASPDSKRKRLTPDSLTRPLSPDSPEIISELQQYAALAAVRETGDNPASTTETQGGSSSSAQGISAEQLLVMHGLNPGPSLNTPASSQPAESSSSSSGRNSRGEGGAAEALDLRGSKRKSSTPACDEQSARKQQQTSKRTSVPLQGYPLTGGYNLPPMGLNPALANPLLAQMGHPMFMGPGSPYFQAHGQMRDPRLMFADPFSLGGASTPSSSSSSSAAASASMSPFMLSPSLGGMLPGFPLPYGQSLMPEPRMYAPYPSTHLLPGGLPATPGPTGSGYLPGFPPQTEPQILSESDSSGSDDDVIEVTGQ from the exons ACCAGCCTCAGACTTCCCCTTGCAGCACGGAGCAGGATCCCGAGAGCGATGGCACAGGCTGGCAGAGCACCACGCCAACTACCTCACAGCAGGGCGAGCTGCCCCTGCCCAGCAAGAGCCCGCTCGCCCACAGCGCCAAGAAGAAGAGGGCAGTGCAGAAACCGCCTCACATGAGGAGGAACATCAG AAAGCTCTTGCGTGAGCACCAACTTGAAGCGGTGACCAAAGCTGCCCAGCAAGAGGAGGCGGAGAGGCGGAAGCGGCTGGACCAGCAGAGGAAAGACTACCCAGTGCCTGACTGTATACAAG GGGAAGTAGTTCTAAGGACTGACGAGGTTTCCCAAAGCACACCCCATGCCACCAAGCAGGATGTGATCTGCCTggacagcagcaacagcagtggGAGTGCCAGTGAGGATGAGACCAAGAGAATATTGCACAGCATTAGGGACG ATGTGATCGAGTTGAGCTCGGGGGAGGAGGAGACCCTGCAGATCAGCAGCGAGTCGAccaatgaggaggaggaggagggggtgggcgGCTCAGAGGAGAGTAGCGGGGCACACATCAACGACGCCCTCAACCACCCTGACGCCCAGGGCCGTGTCCTGGTCAACATCAACCACCCGTCGACAGAGAAGGACCTCTACCTTGCCCCGCAGCTGGCACGGGCCGTCAAGCCACACCAG ATTGGTGGGATCCGTTTCCTCTACGATAACCTGGTGGAGTCTCTGGAGCGCTTTAAAACCAGCAGCGGATTTGGCTGCATCCTGGCACACAGCATGGGCCTCGGCAAGACCCTGCAGGTCATCTCCTTCGTGGACGTCCTTCTGCGCCACACCTCCGCTCGGACTGTGCTCGCCATCGTGCCT GTCAACACGCTGCAAAACTGGCTGGCTGAATTCAACATGTGGCTGCCAGCCCAAGAGGCTCTTCCCCAGGACTATAACCCAGAGGAGATCCTGCCCCGCACTTGCAAAGTCCACATCCTCAACGACGAACACAA GACAACAGTAGCTCGAGCGAAGGTGATCAGTGATTGGTCAGCGGGTGGTGGCGTGCTGCTGATGGGCTATGAGATGTACCGTCTGCTCTCGCTGAAGAAGAGCTTTGTCACGGGGAGGAAGAAGAAACCCAAGAAGCCCACGGGTCCCGTCATCATTGACCTGGATGAAGAGGACAGGCAGCAGGAACTGCTGAAAG TGATGGAGAAAGCTCTGTCGAGGCCTGGCCCAGACGTGGTGATCTGTGACGAGGGGCACCGCATTAAGAACTGCCACGCCAGCACCTCGCAGGCCCTGAAAAGCATCCACACGCGGCGCAGGGTGGTGCTGACGGGTTACCCGCTTCAGAACAACCTCATCGAGTACTGGTGCATGGTAGACTTCGTGCGGCCCGACTTCCTGGGCACGAGGCAGGAGTTCAGCAACATGTTCGAGAGGCCCATCCTCAACGGGCAGTGTATGGACAGCACGCCCCAGGACAGGAGGCTCATGAGGTACCGCAGCCACGTGCTGCACAGCTTGCTGGAGGGGTTCGTGCAGAG acggGGTCACGACGTGCTGCAAAACCACCTCCCATCCAAGGAGGAGCACGTGATCATGGTGCGCCTCTCCCCGATCCAGAGGGCCCTCTACACCGAGTTCATGGACCGCTTCCGAGAGGCGGGCAACAGCGGCTGGCTGGGGCTGAACCCCCTTAAAGCATTCTGCGTCTGCTGCAAG ATCTGGAACCACCCGGACATTCTGTACGAGGTCCTGCAGAAGCAGAATCTGGCCAACGAGCAGGACCTTGACCTGGATGACATCACCACGTCCAACAACCGCTGCCAGCCCCAAGGGATAAAGCCCAAACCGGAGCCCAGCACTGCAGCCGGGACAGACGCTTCCAACAGCAAGTACAACCTGGGGGGGATTAGCCTGGGCGTCATGCAGGAGAAGGCTAATCAGGTCATGACCTACGAATGG GCGAAAGACATCATGTCCGACTACCAGACAGGATTGCTGGAGAATTCGGCCAAAATGGTCCTGCTGTTTCACCTGATAGACGAGAGTGTCAGCCAGGGAGATAAATTCCTTGTCTTCAG CCAAAGTCTCTCTACCTTGTCTGTGATTGAGGCGTTTCTGGCTAAGAGGCCCATGCCAGACTCACGGGGGACAGAAGGTCAGGGCTGCAACTGGGTGCGAAATGTCAACTACTATA GGCTGGATGGTGGCACCTCGACATCAGAAAGGGAGAGGTTAATAAACCAGTTCAATGACCCGCGGAATGACAAAGCCTGGCTCTTCCTCCTATCCACGCG GGCGGGGTGCCTTGGTGTGAACTTGGTGGGTGCTAATCGGGTGGTGGTGTTCGACGCCTCTTGGAACCCGTGTCACGATGCCCAGGCCGTGTGCCGGGTCTACCGGTACGGGCAGAAGAAGCCCTGCCACATCTATCGCCTGGTGTCAGACTACACCCTGGAGAAGAAGATCTACGACCGGCAGATCTCCAAGCAGGGCATGTCAG ATAGAGTAGTGGATGACCTGAACCCTGTGATGAACTTCACCCGGCGGGAGGTGGAGTCCCTGCTACACTTTGTGGAGGAGGAGCCGGCCCCAGCCAAGGTCCAACTGGAACCCAGCGAGCACCTGGAGAGGGTCCTGCATAGAGCCTACACCCTGTACCCCCACTTCATCACCAAG CAACCCTTCCAGCACGAGTCTCTGCTGATGGATCGCAAGGAGCAGAAGCTCACCAAGGCAGAGAAGAAGGCAGCAAAGAAAAGCTATGAGGATGAAAAGCGGGCTTGTGTGCCCTACACCCGCCCGTCCTACGCACACTACTACCCTGCCAGTGACCAAAGTCTGACCAACATCCCTGCATTCAGCCAGAGAAATTG GCGGCCCCCTCCTCGGCTGGATGAGAAGCCAGTAGCCAGTGTCCGGCCGGTCCAGTCCACTCCCATTCCCATGATGCCTCGGCAGGTTCCCATGGGGGCGAGCTCCTCCATCGCCGGGTCCAGCTCCGCTCTCAACTTCCCCGTCAACTTCCTACAGCAAGCCGGAGTGCTTGTGCAGAAGATCGTCACCACCACAG GAACTGACAGCTTAACTGATGTTCAAGCTCGGATCAATGCTGGAGAGAGTATCCATGTTATCAGAGGAACAAAAG GGACCTACATCCGCACGAGCGACGGGAGGATCTTTGCTGTTCGAGCAGCAAGAAAGTCCAGGCAGGGGCAGGAAAACAGCGACAGCTCTTTAG gtTCTCAAAGGCCAGCTCTGGAATCCACCAGCAATGGGAGCAACGGCTCGGCGTCTCCTGACTCGAAGAGGAAGCGCCTGACCCCAGACAGCCTGACCCGGCCTCTGTCTCCAGACAGCCCAGAGATCATCAGCGAGCTGCAGCAGTATGCAGCTCTGGCAGCCGTGCGAGAGACCGGAGACAATCCTGCGTCGACCACAGAGACGCagggaggcagcagcagcagtgcacAGGGGATCTCAGCAGAACAGCTGCTGGTGATGCATGGCTTGAATCCAGGGCCCAGCTTAAACACCCCCGCTTCCAGCCAGCCagcagaaagcagcagcagcagcagcgggagGAATAGCAGGGGCGAGGGAGGGGCAGCGGAAGCCCTGGACCTGCGGGGCAGCAAACGCAAGTCGTCCACCCCTGCGTGCGACGAGCAGTCAGCACGCAAGCAGCAGCAGACGAGCAAAAGGACTTCAGTGCCTCTGCAGGGCTACCCGCTCACTGGGGGTTACAACCTTCCACCCATGGGCCTGAACCCTGCACTCGCCAACCCCTTACTAGCCCAGATGGGACACCCCATGTTCATGGGCCCGGGGTCCCCTTACTTCCAAGCCCACGGGCAGATGCGGGACCCCCGGTTGATGTTTGCGGACCCCTTCAGCCTCGGGGGGGCGAGCACCCCCAGCTCGTCGTCGTCCTCCTCCGCTGCTGCCTCGGCCTCCATGTCCCCCTTTATGCTCAGCCCCAGCCTGGGCGGGATGCTCCCGGGCTTCCCACTCCCCTACGGCCAGTCCCTCATGCCGGAGCCCAGGATGTATGCGCCTTACCCGTCTACTCACCTGCTGCCAGGCGGCCTTCCAGCCACTCCGGGACCCACCGGGTCAGGCTACCTGCCTGGCTTCCCTCCCCAGACGGAGCCTCAGATTCTCTCTGAGAGTGACAGCAGCGGCTCGGACGACGATGTGATCGAGGTGACTGGACAGTGA